The nucleotide window CCTAAAGCAATATTGAATTTCTCCAAAACTTCGACCAAGGAAACTCCCTCGGCTTCTGCCAATTCGGTGGAGATTCCGTGGATACGCTCGGCATCATAGGGAATATTAAATCCTTCGGGTTTTACCAAATAATCCTGATGCTCGATGAGTTTCCCCATATCGTCATGCAACTGCCAAGCGATTTGAATACATCTTGGCCAGTTGTCGGTGTCAGAAATGGGTGCACCCCATTTCTTGGGTAATCCTGTGGTTTCGGTATCGAATATTAAGTACATACGTTTAAATAACAATAATTAAAAGTCCAAATTTCAAATCCTTATAGTCTTAAAACATTGATTTAAGGAACAATAAAAATCATCCAAATGCAAAATGGCGGAAGTCCAAATTTAGGTTTTTTATGAGGAATGGAAGTCTTAAGTTATTAACAAAAATTGGGATGAAAATTAAAAGTCCAAACAGGTTTTTTACACAATATTGTAATTCCGACGAAGAAGGAATCTCCGTAAGATATTCGACAAAGATTTGGGATTTTGATTGCGGAATTACTCGCGGAGATTCCTTCTTCGTCGGAATGACAAGTTTGCGGATAATTGGAGCGTAAAACTAATTATATCAAACAGGCTATAGAACTAATTCCAATCGTAAAAAAACATTTCTTAACTCCTCAAAATGTTCTTGCGAGCGCGTGAGGGATAGAAGCAAGTTACCGAAGTAACGCGGATAGCCCGACCGCGTTGAGGAAAGGGGCTTTATGAACGTTGCCATAAGTAAGCCCCTTTTCTCAACGGGGGCACGCCCAACTCATTTTTGAACGATTTTTTGCCTTGGTTTCATTTCCAAAAACCTACTTCCGAATCAAATATTCAACTATTCTCTTTTTTTGGATGTCGTAGTATTTTAGCAAAAAAAAGAGGCTTGAAAAACGCAATTATTGAGCTATACATGAGATTGAAAACTAACTTTTTAATTCATTTTAAGCAATTCCCCATAATCTAAACCCTGACAATAATCACTATTTTTTAAATTTTTGTTGTGTTTTTTTAATCAAATTCCAACTTTAATAGCGCTATTTGCAATAAATTTGCAAATTATTAAAAATCAAACAAAAGGTCACAAAATCACTTTAAGAAGAAATTCAAAGTCAAATAAAGAACGTTTATTTTTTGCCGAAAACAATGAACTTAAATTCAATCGTGTTGTAAAGTCATTTGGGCATCGTATAAAATAACTTTTCAAAATTGACGACTCTCTTTTCTTTTTTAATTTTGTTTCCAATGATATAATTGCGAGGGAATTAATTGTCCTGGTTATAAAAGAGAAATACACTAAAAAATAGTTAAAATGAGTACTACATTATTCGACAAAGTATGGGATTCGCACGTGGTGCGTAAAATAGAAGACGGACCAGATGTTTTTTTTATTGATCGTCATTTTATTCACGAAGTGACTAGTCCTGTAGCTTTTTTAGGTTTAAAGCAAAGAGGCGTTAAGGTATTGTATCCTGAGCGTACTTTTGCAACTGCAGACCATAACACACCAACTATAAACCAACACTTGCCTGTGGCCGATGCTTTGTCTGCCAACCAATTGAAAGCGTTGGAAACCAATGCTACTGAATACGGAATTTCACACTGGGGATTGGGACACCAAAAAAATGGTATTGTTCACGTAGTAGGACCTGAAAACGGAATTACTTTGCCGGGTGCAACTATCGTTTGTGGTGACTCTCACACATCTACTCACGGTGCGTTTGGAGCGATTGCTTTTGGTATCGGTACTTCGGAGGTAGAAATGGTACTTTCTACTCAATGTATCATGCAGCCTAAGCCAAAGAAAATGCGTATCAACGTAAACGGGAAATTGAGCAAAGGTGTTGGACCAAAAGACGTAGCACTTTACATTATATCTAAATTGACAACTTCTGGAGGTACAGGTTATTTTGTAGAATACGCTGGTAATGTTTTTGAAGAAATGACTATGGAAGGCCGTATGACGGTTTGTAACTTGAGTATCGAAATGGGGGCTCGTGGAGGTATGATTGCTCCTGACCAAACTACTTTTGATTTCTTGGAAGGACGTTTATACGCTCCAAAAGGCGAAGCTTGGGATAAAGCAGTTGCTTACTGGAAAACTTTGAAAACGGATGCTGACGCTAAATTTGATTCTGAATTAAACTTTGACGCGGCAGACATCGAACCAATGATTACTTATGGAACCAATCCAGGAATGGGAATTGGTATCACAAAACATATTCCAACTGCCGACCAAGTGGAAGGTGGCGAAGAAACGTATAAAAAATCCTTGAATTACATGGGCTTCCACGAAGATGATGTAATGATTGGAAAACAAATCGACTATGTTTTCTTGGGAAGTTGTACCAATGGACGTATTGAAGATTTTAGAGCTTTCGCAGAAATTGTAAAAGGAAGAAAAAAAGCAGACAACGTTACTGCTTGGTTAGTTCCTGGTTCCCACGTTGTAGAAGCACAAATTAAAGAAGAAGGAATTCTAGATATTTTGACTGAAGCAGGTTTCGTATTACGTCAGCCAGGTTGTTCGGCTTGTTTGGCAATGAACGATGATAAAGTTCCTGCCGGAAAATATGCAGTAAGTACATCAAACAGAAACTTTGAAGGTCGTCAAGGTCCTGGTTCAAGAACTTTGTTAGCTTCTCCAATTATGGCTGCCGCTGCCGCTGTTACAGGAAAATTGACAGATCCGAGAGATTTGCTTTAAAAGATTTGAGATTGAAGATTATCGATTTTTGATTGCAGATTTCGATAATCCGCTCATTTTTTTTAAAACATTCAGTTTACAATTATAATTCACAAAATAGAATTAACGCTTACGATTGCATTTTCCCTCAAGGTAAATCTAAAATCAGAAATCGTTAATCAAAAATCAAAAATAAAATGGCATACGATAAATTTAATATCCTTACCAGTAGTGCAGTGCCACTACCTATTGAGAACGTAGATACCGATCAAATCATCCCGGCTCGTTTCTTGAAAGCTACAAAACGTGAAGGTTTTGGAGACAATCTTTTCAGAGATTGGAGATACAATGGAGACGATACTCCAAAAGCAGATTTCGTATTAAACAACCCAACTTACTCAGGAAAAATTCTTGTTGGAGGTAAAAACTTCGGTTCTGGTTCTTCTCGTGAGCACGCTGCTTGGGCTGTTTACGATTACGGATTCCGTGCTGTGGTTTCGTCTTTCTTTGCAGACATCTTCAAAGGAAACTGTTTGAACATTGGAGTTTTGCCTGTGCAGGTAAGCCCAGAATTTGCCGATATTATTTTCAAAGCTATCGAAGCAGATCCAAAAACAGAATTGGAAATCAATTTGCCTGAGCAAACTATTACTTTATTGGCCACAGGTCAAAAAGAATCTTTTGACATTAATGGTTACAAAAAGAACAATATGATTAACGGATTTGATGATATTGATTACTTGCAAAACATCAAAGAAGAAATCACAGGGTTTGCAGACAAACTGCCTTACTAAAAAATAAATACAATCGTTTAGTTAAGAGACCCGACACATTTTTTTAAATATGTCGGGTTTATAAATGAAATAGAGTTAACACGTTGTGTGAAATTCTGTTTAAATAAAATAAACCACATAGATACATAGATTTTATAACAAATCATTAAAGAAAGAATAGAAATAAGACTATTTCTCACATAGTTTGACTATGTGAAGAGTGAAACGACTATCTAATTTTTTTTAAATACTATGAATTCTATGTTTCTATGTGGTTAAAAATAATTTCACCCAATGGCTTAAAGTTATTGTTTTTTAGCCTAAAAAGAATTCGGTAAACATAGAATATGAAATCAACATTATCTGAAATACAGCAACGCTTTGACAATGAAGTCGAACGTTTTTCTAATTTGGAAACTGGCCAAATCAGTACTGTTGATGCAACTTTGAGTTTAGAATTATTGACTCAGGTGGCGGGTGCTTGTTGCCCCGATGCCAAACAAGTTTTGGATTTGGGCTGTGGCGCTGGAAATTTTTCTCTAAAATTATTAAATCTTGGCCTTGATTTTGATGTCACTTTGATTGATTTGAGCCAACCGATGCTGGACAAAGCAAAAGAAAGAATCTTCAACGCCTCCGAAGGTAAAATCACCACTATTCAAACTGATTTTTTGAATATGGAATTACCAGAGGAAACTTTTGATATTGTGGTAACCGGAGCAGCAATGCACCATTTGAGAGGAGACGAAGAGTGGGAAACAGTTTTTTCCAAAATATATAAAAGTCTAAAAAAAGGAGGTTGTTTTTGGATTTCGGATTTAATCAAACACGACCATCCGATTATTGACCAATTGATGTGGAATCGCTATTCTGATTATTTGGAAGGTGTTGGCGGCAAAGCTTATCAGGAAAATGTATTTGCTTATATTGCCAAAGAAGACACACCGCGTTCCGTAATGTACCAATTAGATGTATTGAAAAAAGTTGGTTTTTCATACGTGGATGTTTTACATAAAAACAGTAATTTCTCTGTATTCGGAGGGATAAAATAAAGTCTATTTGAAATAAAAATAGAAAAACAATAAAAATACACAATACCCCTTTTTTCAAAAAGGATTTATAGAACAGCAATATGGAAAAAAGAAAAATTGAAATAATGGATACCACACTCCGCGATGGCGAACAAACCTCGGGAGTATCCTTTTCTGCTGCAGAGAAATTAACCATTGCACAATTATTGCTGGAAGAATTACATGTTGACCGTATCGAAATCGCTTCGGCTCGTGTAAGCGAAGGTGAATTCCAAGGTGTAAGCGGCATTATGTCGTGGGCTGCCGAAAAAGGCTATGCGGACAGAATCGAAGTATTGACTTTTGTTGATGGCGGAATTTCTATCGAATGGATGAAAAAAGCCGGAGCCAAAGTTCAAAACTTATTGACCAAAGGTTCGCTAAACCATTTAACCCATCAATTAAAAAAAACACCGGAACAGCATTTTGAGGAAATTGCCAAAACTATTGCTTTTGCAAACGAAAACGGAATTGCAACCAACGTTTATCTGGAAGATTGGAGCAACGGCATGCGCAATTCTCCTGAATATGTTTTTCAATATCTTGATTTTTTGGTTACACAACCCATCAAAAGAATATTGTTGCCTGATACTTTAGGAGTTCTTATTCCATCAGACACTTTTGATTTTATATCCAAAATCACCGCAAAATATCCTAACATTCATTTTGATTTTCACGCCCACAACGATTATGATTTAAGCGTTGCCAATGTGATGGAAGCCATAAAAGCAGGCATTAGCGGTTTACACGTTACCGTAAACGGAATGGGAGAACGCGCAGGAAATGCTCCGCTCGAAAGTACCGTTGCCGTTATTAATGATTTTTTACCCGAGGTTGAAATCAACACCAAAGAATCGTCTTTATACTCCGTGAGTAAACTGGTAGAAACTTTTACCGGATATAGAATTCCGGCAAATAAACCAATTGTTGGAGACAATGTTTTTACGCAAACAGCTGGTATTCACGCCGACGGTGACAATAAAAACAATTTATATTTTAACGATTTGCTTCCAGAGCGTTTTGGAAGAAAGCGTAAATATGCTTTAGGAAAAACATCTGGAAAAGCCAATATCGAAAAAAATCTTCAGGAATTGGGCTTAAAACTGAATCAGGAAGATTTAAAATTGGTCACCCAACGCATCATCGAATTGGGAGATAAAAAGGAAACCGTAACCAAAGAAGACCTACCTTATATCATCTCTGATGTCTTAGACAGTCAAACCTATGAAGAGAAAATCACAGTTCAATCGTATGTTCTCGTTCACTCCAAAGGAATGCGCCCTTCAACGACGCTTTGTTTAAAAATAGATGGAGAAATCATTGAAGAAAACGCTCAGGGAGACGGACAATTTGATGCTTTTATGAATGCGCTTTCTAAAATTTATAAAACCAAAAAAATGGTTTTGCCAAAACTAGTCGATTATGCGGTTCGCATCCCTCCAGGCAGTAGCTCGGATGCATTGTGCGAAACCATCATAACTTGGACTCACAACGGAAAAGAATTTAAAACAAGAGGTTTAGACTCTGACCAAACCGTTGCAGCAATCATTGCTACTCAAAAAATGCTCAATGTAATTCCTTAAAAAAGATACTAAGCCGCTAAGATGCTAAGCTTCTAAGATTTTTAATCAAGCTTATATTTTAGCAGAAATAAAACTTAGAATCTCAGAAACTTAGAAACTTAAAAATAATAAATACTTAAAAAATGAAATTAAATATCGCGCTTTTAGCAGGAGACGGAATCGGACCAGAAGTAATTGATCAAGCAGTAAAAGTATCAGATGCCATTGCACAAAAATTTGGACATGAAATTACATGGAAACCGGCTTTAACTGGTGCTGCTGCAATTGATGCAGTAGGTGAACCTTATCCAGACTCAACACATGAAGTTTGTAAAAATGCTGATGCAGTTCTTTTTGGAGCAATTGGTCACCCTAAATACGATAACGATCCTTCTGCACCAGTACGACCAGAACAAGGTTTGTTGAAAATGCGTAAAGCATTAGGTTTGTTTGCAAACGTAAGACCAACTTTTACATTCCCTTCATTATTGGACAAATCTCCTTTAAAAAGAGAAAGAATCGAAGGAACTGATTTGGTTTTCTTAAGAGAATTAACAGGCGGAATTTACTTTGGTGAAAAAGGAAGAAGAGACAACGGAGATACTGCTTTTGACAACTGTGTTTACACAAGAGCCGAAGTACAACGTTTGGCTAAAAAAGGATTCGAATTGGCAATGACTCGTTCTAAAAAATTATGCTGTGTTGATAAAGCAAATGTTTTGGAAACATCCCGTTTATGGAGAGAAACTGTTCAGGCAATGGAAAAAGATTATCCAGAAGTTGAAGTAAGTTATGAATTTGTTGATGCGGTTGCAATGCGTTTGGTACAATGGCCAAACTCTTATGATGTATTAATCACAGAAAACTTATTTGGGGATATCTTGACAGATGAGGCTTCTGTAATTTCTGGTTCAATGGGATTAATGCCTTCTGCATCTATGGGAGCTGAAGTATCTTTATTCGAACCTATTCACGGTTCATATCCACAAGCTACAGGATTGAACATTGCTAACCCAATGGCTACTGTTTTATCGGCAGCAATGATGTTCGAAAACTTCGGATTGATGGAAGAAGGAAAAGCAATGAGAGATGCTGTAAACAAAGCTTTAGAAGCTGGAGTAGTTACTGAAGATTTAGCTGATGGAGGAAAAGCATACGGAACTAAAGAAGTTGGTGACTGGTTGGCTGCCAATATATAAACATATATAATGTGAGTAGAGACGTTGCAGTGCAACGTCTCTACAATCACTATAAACAAAAAAGGTGTCAACATAATTGACACCTTTTTTTATATGATTGAAAAAAATATGTCTTGATATATTTTTTTATAAATTATAAATATCTTATTTTCAAGTATTTATAATTTATTTATAAAAAATATTTTGAATATTTTCAGTATTAAAACAACACACTAACAACACACCTCTTCTAATTTGTTATATTTGTTTCTCAAAATTAATCAATATGAAGAGTAGTGTTATATTCCAGAAAAAACATAAAGACGATGATGAAGGATATTTATATATCCGATATTTTAATGGTTCAGGCAAAAAGAAACTTGTTTCATTAAATTATAAGATTAACAAGGATCACTTCAAAGATTTATTTTACGATGACATTAACCAGTTCAAGAAAACAACCATTATAAATTACAGGGAAATAAATAGCAAAATATCATCAAAAATTAATGATTTTTCAATTTTTGACGATAAGAAAAACACCAAAACCTCTTTTGTTGTTTATTTTAGAGATTACACCGCCTTACAAAGAAATCCTTCTACATCAAGTAATTACAATTCAGTCTTAAAAAAGTTAGAAAATTATAAAGTAAAAAAGAATAAAGAGGATATTCTATTTAGTGATTTTGATTACTCATTTGTTGTAGATTTTAAGAATTATCTTTTAGAAACTCTTTCGGTTAATACTACCAAACAATACATAAATGTAATAAAGACAATCTTAAATCTCGCTAAAAAAGAGGGTTTGTATATTGAGAAGTTTAATTATTTTGAGGACTTAAACTTAAAACCAACACACAATAACAAGAAAATCCTACAGCAATCCGATATAGAAACATTATTAAACATCTCTTTTTATCATGACTTTGAAAACACCATAGAAAGCCCTCTTTTTGAAACAAGAAATATGTTATTAACTTCCATATTTTGTTCAGGGATTAGAGTTAGCGACTTATTGCTAATGAGAAAGGGAGATTTGAAAGAAACTCATATTGAGATTTTCACAAAAAAGACGAGTGATTATTTAAGAGTGCCTTATAATGAAACATTATTAAAAATATTATTTGATAATTATGGCTATTTCAATTCAAAAACATTAAAATACAATAGCAAGTCTCTTAAATATGAGTTCTTTGATTTCATTAAGAATATAAACGATAATGACTTTATTTTTTCTAATTTTCTTTCAACCGAGCCAGTTCTAAATGATTATAATAAAGATAAAGAAATGACTACAGAGCAATTTAACGCTATAAATAGATTGAGAGTTAAATACAACAACAACTTAATTAAATTGAAGGATTTATACAACTTGGATATTGTTGAGATTAGTAGTCATACAGGACGTTATAGTTGGACTAATATATTACTGAACATAGAGGGCGTTAATTTATTGGATATATCTCGTTCATTAACACATAAAAACATAGGAACTACCGAAAGTTATATTGAAAGAAACCACGGATTAGATAGAATGAAAAATATTGGTGATTTAGTTTCTAACAAGGTTTATAAAGATAACAACGAAAACCACTACTCCGGAGAAGACAAACCAGACAATCTACCATTTTAATATAGAAAACCTCATCACGATGAGGTTTTAAGTGTTAAGTATATAAGTTCAACTTAATTAAATCATATTAAACTTAATCACGATTAAGTTTAATATGATTTAATACCATTCAATACTATTTAATCAATTTCAATTCGTTTTAGATAGGATTTAATTTTAGTTAGAGTATTTATGTGAAGTCCAGTAATCTTTGATATTTCAGTGTTTTTATAATTCTTTTTAATTAACTCCACTGCTTTTTTGTTTTTCTCTTTATTTAAGAAAGTTAAAGTGTCTTCATTACTTCCCTTTTTTCTTCCGTTATAAGAACCTTTCATTTTAGCAATTCTAATCCCTTCTCGTTGTCTTTCTTTTATTTGATTTCTTTCCATTTCACCAACAATTCCAAGAATTGAAATCATCATTTTGGATATTGGATTTTCTTTACCTTGTGGATCAAGTGTTGTTAATCCTTGCGAAATAAAATTGATTGAAATCTTTCTCTCATTAAAATAAAAGATTGTATTTATTATATCTCTTAAATCTCTACCAAGTCGGTCAATCTGTAATACAGACAGAGTTTTAAGTATTCCATTATCAAGAAGTTTTTTTATTTCTTTTCCACCTTCTCTTTCAAAAAAAGGAATGGCTCCCGAACATTTATCTTCAACAACTAAATTAAACTCATTTTCAGTTATTCGTTGTCTATCTGTTTTTTGATCTATTGAAGAAACACGAGCGTATAATACTTTCATAATTCATAATTTTAGGATAGTCCTATTGACATCCTAAAATTATGGGCAATAATCCATATTAAGGAGGAAATTAGATGTTTTTTTATAGAATTACATTCACAAAAAAACCTCTACTCTAAAAATAAGAATTGTAAAAATCAATCTACACGGAAAGAGTTTTTCTTTATTATTCAATCCTGTGCGGCCCCCCGTCAATTCCTTTGAGTTTCAGGAGAGCGAGGACCGTCAGATGAAAAGAGTTTTTTCATTTGATCTTTTCTGCATTTTAAAATCTATATCCAATGCGTAAATGTAAATTCAATATTGTGTTACTTTCATTTTCTAAATAACCTGCTTGTTTCGCAAAAATATATTGGTATCCAATTCCAATTCCAGTTTCGTAATTAAAGTGTTTTCCAATATTACGTCTAATTCCCCAAGTTGGAATAATTGATATGTCACTAATAATATTTACATTATCATAATTTGAAATAACAAACCAATCAGGATGATAACTTGTTTTAAGCGAAATGAAATTTCCGCTATTTCCGTCAACTCTCTTTGATTTATTTTCTCTTTTATTTAAGTTGTAATACCAACGTGGCTCGGCAGTAATTACAGGTGTCATTGAAAATCCTGTTTTATCATAAAAATCTCCTCCCCAAATTCCACTATCTAATCCAAGTTCACTTCTTAAAGCAATTTGATTTGTTAATTTTGTTTCATTATGAACCCAAAGACCTAAAAGTCCTGTTTGTATTCCAAATGTAGATTTTTCAACACTTGCATTTTGTGACTTCACAGTAATAGTTAGACCACATAAAGCTATGGCTAATAAAAAATTCTTCATTTATTTTCGTTTTTTGATTTCGTTTTTGTTTGGCCAAAATGACGCACAACTTGTATATAAGCGAAACAAACCTTCTTATTACACCCATTTTTTAGAATGATTGGCGAAGGTTTGTTTCTGTTTTTTTAACTAAATAATTTATTTCAACAAACCAAGTCCATTCAATAAAGCATCCAATTCTTTTTCAGTAGCGGCAACTTTTTGTTTTTTTACTTTTTCATTAAAAGTCTTTACAACTTCTCTTGCTTCTTTACTTAAATAAACACTATTAGGTAATCCACTTTTAGTTAACGGAACCACTTTACCACCAATTGTTGTAGTCCCAAATTTGTGTATTTTTTCAGCCATTTTAATTTGTTTTAATGATTAATAATTGATTGAATTCAAATATAAT belongs to Flavobacterium gilvum and includes:
- the leuC gene encoding 3-isopropylmalate dehydratase large subunit, yielding MSTTLFDKVWDSHVVRKIEDGPDVFFIDRHFIHEVTSPVAFLGLKQRGVKVLYPERTFATADHNTPTINQHLPVADALSANQLKALETNATEYGISHWGLGHQKNGIVHVVGPENGITLPGATIVCGDSHTSTHGAFGAIAFGIGTSEVEMVLSTQCIMQPKPKKMRINVNGKLSKGVGPKDVALYIISKLTTSGGTGYFVEYAGNVFEEMTMEGRMTVCNLSIEMGARGGMIAPDQTTFDFLEGRLYAPKGEAWDKAVAYWKTLKTDADAKFDSELNFDAADIEPMITYGTNPGMGIGITKHIPTADQVEGGEETYKKSLNYMGFHEDDVMIGKQIDYVFLGSCTNGRIEDFRAFAEIVKGRKKADNVTAWLVPGSHVVEAQIKEEGILDILTEAGFVLRQPGCSACLAMNDDKVPAGKYAVSTSNRNFEGRQGPGSRTLLASPIMAAAAAVTGKLTDPRDLL
- the leuD gene encoding 3-isopropylmalate dehydratase small subunit, giving the protein MAYDKFNILTSSAVPLPIENVDTDQIIPARFLKATKREGFGDNLFRDWRYNGDDTPKADFVLNNPTYSGKILVGGKNFGSGSSREHAAWAVYDYGFRAVVSSFFADIFKGNCLNIGVLPVQVSPEFADIIFKAIEADPKTELEINLPEQTITLLATGQKESFDINGYKKNNMINGFDDIDYLQNIKEEITGFADKLPY
- a CDS encoding class I SAM-dependent methyltransferase, with translation MKSTLSEIQQRFDNEVERFSNLETGQISTVDATLSLELLTQVAGACCPDAKQVLDLGCGAGNFSLKLLNLGLDFDVTLIDLSQPMLDKAKERIFNASEGKITTIQTDFLNMELPEETFDIVVTGAAMHHLRGDEEWETVFSKIYKSLKKGGCFWISDLIKHDHPIIDQLMWNRYSDYLEGVGGKAYQENVFAYIAKEDTPRSVMYQLDVLKKVGFSYVDVLHKNSNFSVFGGIK
- a CDS encoding alpha-isopropylmalate synthase regulatory domain-containing protein → MEKRKIEIMDTTLRDGEQTSGVSFSAAEKLTIAQLLLEELHVDRIEIASARVSEGEFQGVSGIMSWAAEKGYADRIEVLTFVDGGISIEWMKKAGAKVQNLLTKGSLNHLTHQLKKTPEQHFEEIAKTIAFANENGIATNVYLEDWSNGMRNSPEYVFQYLDFLVTQPIKRILLPDTLGVLIPSDTFDFISKITAKYPNIHFDFHAHNDYDLSVANVMEAIKAGISGLHVTVNGMGERAGNAPLESTVAVINDFLPEVEINTKESSLYSVSKLVETFTGYRIPANKPIVGDNVFTQTAGIHADGDNKNNLYFNDLLPERFGRKRKYALGKTSGKANIEKNLQELGLKLNQEDLKLVTQRIIELGDKKETVTKEDLPYIISDVLDSQTYEEKITVQSYVLVHSKGMRPSTTLCLKIDGEIIEENAQGDGQFDAFMNALSKIYKTKKMVLPKLVDYAVRIPPGSSSDALCETIITWTHNGKEFKTRGLDSDQTVAAIIATQKMLNVIP
- the leuB gene encoding 3-isopropylmalate dehydrogenase — translated: MKLNIALLAGDGIGPEVIDQAVKVSDAIAQKFGHEITWKPALTGAAAIDAVGEPYPDSTHEVCKNADAVLFGAIGHPKYDNDPSAPVRPEQGLLKMRKALGLFANVRPTFTFPSLLDKSPLKRERIEGTDLVFLRELTGGIYFGEKGRRDNGDTAFDNCVYTRAEVQRLAKKGFELAMTRSKKLCCVDKANVLETSRLWRETVQAMEKDYPEVEVSYEFVDAVAMRLVQWPNSYDVLITENLFGDILTDEASVISGSMGLMPSASMGAEVSLFEPIHGSYPQATGLNIANPMATVLSAAMMFENFGLMEEGKAMRDAVNKALEAGVVTEDLADGGKAYGTKEVGDWLAANI
- a CDS encoding tyrosine-type recombinase/integrase is translated as MKSSVIFQKKHKDDDEGYLYIRYFNGSGKKKLVSLNYKINKDHFKDLFYDDINQFKKTTIINYREINSKISSKINDFSIFDDKKNTKTSFVVYFRDYTALQRNPSTSSNYNSVLKKLENYKVKKNKEDILFSDFDYSFVVDFKNYLLETLSVNTTKQYINVIKTILNLAKKEGLYIEKFNYFEDLNLKPTHNNKKILQQSDIETLLNISFYHDFENTIESPLFETRNMLLTSIFCSGIRVSDLLLMRKGDLKETHIEIFTKKTSDYLRVPYNETLLKILFDNYGYFNSKTLKYNSKSLKYEFFDFIKNINDNDFIFSNFLSTEPVLNDYNKDKEMTTEQFNAINRLRVKYNNNLIKLKDLYNLDIVEISSHTGRYSWTNILLNIEGVNLLDISRSLTHKNIGTTESYIERNHGLDRMKNIGDLVSNKVYKDNNENHYSGEDKPDNLPF
- a CDS encoding recombinase family protein, which translates into the protein MKVLYARVSSIDQKTDRQRITENEFNLVVEDKCSGAIPFFEREGGKEIKKLLDNGILKTLSVLQIDRLGRDLRDIINTIFYFNERKISINFISQGLTTLDPQGKENPISKMMISILGIVGEMERNQIKERQREGIRIAKMKGSYNGRKKGSNEDTLTFLNKEKNKKAVELIKKNYKNTEISKITGLHINTLTKIKSYLKRIEID